The following proteins come from a genomic window of Sorghum bicolor cultivar BTx623 chromosome 3, Sorghum_bicolor_NCBIv3, whole genome shotgun sequence:
- the LOC8061349 gene encoding 16.6 kDa heat shock protein has translation MSLVRSSNVFDPLSLDFWTSADPLGVVRPLAEQCPVLTNVRVDWKETPEAHVFRADLPGVNKEAARVEVEDGNVLVISGERNREELAGKGGEGAWRLVERSSGKFQRRFRLPRGAKLDQVRASMDNGVLTVTVPKEDVKKPQVRAVEISG, from the coding sequence ATGTCGCTGGTGCGCAGCAGCAACGTGTTCGACCCGCTGTCGCTGGACTTCTGGACGTCCGCCGACCCGCTCGGCGTCGTCCGGCCGCTGGCGGAGCAGTGCCCCGTGCTCACCAACGTGCGCGTGGACTGGAAGGAGACCCCCGAGGCGCACGTGTTCAGGGCCGACCTCCCCGGCGTCAAcaaggaggccgccagggtggaggtgGAGGACGGCAACGTGCTCGTCATCAGCGGCGAGCGCAACAGGGAGGAGCTTGCCGGCAAGGGCGGCGAGGGCGCGTGGCGCCTCGTCGAGCGCAGCAGCGGCAAGTTTCAGAGGAGGTTCCGCCTGCCGCGCGGCGCCAAGCTTGACCAGGTGCGCGCGTCCATGGACAACGGCGTGCTCACGGTCACCGTGCCCAAGGAGGACGTCAAGAAGCCGCAGGTCAGGGCCGTCGAGATCTCTGGTTGA
- the LOC8073346 gene encoding hydroxycinnamoyltransferase 4 isoform X2, producing MDSVSEVQLIESSFVVPKDPTPWEGLWLSPLDLVQAKKGHTPVVYLYSSNNIATADDFFDVVARLKEAMAKALVAFYPLAGRLGVDNHGRVEITCNGEGALFVVAHAADLTIGDIKDDFRPSPKLKRLFVPRIEPTSVVLAIQVTFLKCGGMVLGTALHHVATDALSPFHFLQTWTAFSRHGDCATTVELPCQDRTPPPCTVTAYRPPKRLLEDQVVSLKRLCGGTSTFCAISALVWQCTCVARRLPLNSQACLTFPANVRRRDIASEALASVAGRIKGAIDGMDDKLVQSAIDYYEMMAMAETDSSQPVKGSNLLETNLHITSWLGMPLYDADFGWGKPWVMLAEYNRGGFVHLMSDGPADDASVRVIMCMEAANMNELERLIYEKLSSP from the exons ATGGACTCGGTCTCGGAGGTGCAGCTGATAGAGTCGTCATTTGTAGTGCCGAAGGACCCGACACCATGGGAGGGGCTCTGGCTCTCTCCCCTAGACCTCGTTCAGGCGAAGAAAGGCCACACCCCAGTAGTCTACTTGTATAGCTCCAACAATATTGCCACAGCCGATGATTTCTTCGACGTCGTGGCCAGGCTCAAGGAGGCTATGGCCAAGGCCTTGGTGGCCTTCTACCCCCTCGCTGGTCGCCTCGGCGTCGACAACCATGGTAGGGTAGAGATCACCTGCAACGGCGAGGGTGCACTCTTTGTTGTCGCTCATGCTGCTGACCTAACTATTGGCGACATCAAGGACGACTTCAGGCCGTCGCCAAAGCTGAAGAGACTGTTTGTTCCACGCATCGAGCCAACATCCGTCGTATTGGCGATACAG GTTACATTCCTGAAGTGTGGAGGGATGGTGTTAGGGACAGCTCTCCACCACGTCGCCACCGACGCCTTAAGCCCGTTCCACTTCCTCCAGACGTGGACGGCTTTCTCCAGGCATGGCGACTGTGCTACCACCGTCGAGCTTCCATGCCAGGACCGCACCCCTCCTCCGTGCACGGTCACCGCCTATCGTCCACCCAAACGTCTTCTCGAG GACCAGGTCGTCTCCCTAAAGCGCCTCTGCGGCGGCACAAGCACCTTCTGTGCCATAAGTGCCCTCGTGTGGCAGTGCACCTGCGTTGCACGTCGGCTTCCACTAAACTCCCAAGCATGCCTCACCTTCCCGGCCAACGTCCGTCGCAGA GATATTGCATCGGAGGCTTTGGCATCTGTCGCCGGCCGCATCAAAGGCGCCATCGATGGAATGGACGACAAGCTAGTGCAGTCCGCGATCGACTACTATGAGATGATGGCCATGGCCGAGACGGACAGCAGCCAACCTGTGAAGGGCAGCAACTTGCTAGAGACGAACCTGCATATTACCAGCTGGCTCGGCATGCCTTTGTACGATGCAGATTTCGGGTGGGGGAAGCCGTGGGTGATGTTGGCGGAGTACAACCGTGGTGGATTTGTGCACCTAATGAGCGACGGGCCAGCAGACGACGCCAGCGTCCGCGTGATCATGTGCATGGAAGCTGCAAATATGAATGAGCTGGAGCGGCTGATTTACGAAAAACTCTCTAGCCCCTAG
- the LOC8073346 gene encoding hydroxycinnamoyltransferase 4 isoform X1 codes for MDSVSEVQLIESSFVVPKDPTPWEGLWLSPLDLVQAKKGHTPVVYLYSSNNIATADDFFDVVARLKEAMAKALVAFYPLAGRLGVDNHGRVEITCNGEGALFVVAHAADLTIGDIKDDFRPSPKLKRLFVPRIEPTSVVLAIQVTFLKCGGMVLGTALHHVATDALSPFHFLQTWTAFSRHGDCATTVELPCQDRTPPPCTVTAYRPPKRLLEDQVVSLKRLCGGTSTFCAISALVWQCTCVARRLPLNSQACLTFPANVRRRVRPPLPNRYFGNALVRVGVNGAVQDIASEALASVAGRIKGAIDGMDDKLVQSAIDYYEMMAMAETDSSQPVKGSNLLETNLHITSWLGMPLYDADFGWGKPWVMLAEYNRGGFVHLMSDGPADDASVRVIMCMEAANMNELERLIYEKLSSP; via the exons ATGGACTCGGTCTCGGAGGTGCAGCTGATAGAGTCGTCATTTGTAGTGCCGAAGGACCCGACACCATGGGAGGGGCTCTGGCTCTCTCCCCTAGACCTCGTTCAGGCGAAGAAAGGCCACACCCCAGTAGTCTACTTGTATAGCTCCAACAATATTGCCACAGCCGATGATTTCTTCGACGTCGTGGCCAGGCTCAAGGAGGCTATGGCCAAGGCCTTGGTGGCCTTCTACCCCCTCGCTGGTCGCCTCGGCGTCGACAACCATGGTAGGGTAGAGATCACCTGCAACGGCGAGGGTGCACTCTTTGTTGTCGCTCATGCTGCTGACCTAACTATTGGCGACATCAAGGACGACTTCAGGCCGTCGCCAAAGCTGAAGAGACTGTTTGTTCCACGCATCGAGCCAACATCCGTCGTATTGGCGATACAG GTTACATTCCTGAAGTGTGGAGGGATGGTGTTAGGGACAGCTCTCCACCACGTCGCCACCGACGCCTTAAGCCCGTTCCACTTCCTCCAGACGTGGACGGCTTTCTCCAGGCATGGCGACTGTGCTACCACCGTCGAGCTTCCATGCCAGGACCGCACCCCTCCTCCGTGCACGGTCACCGCCTATCGTCCACCCAAACGTCTTCTCGAG GACCAGGTCGTCTCCCTAAAGCGCCTCTGCGGCGGCACAAGCACCTTCTGTGCCATAAGTGCCCTCGTGTGGCAGTGCACCTGCGTTGCACGTCGGCTTCCACTAAACTCCCAAGCATGCCTCACCTTCCCGGCCAACGTCCGTCGCAGAGTGAGGCCACCCCTCCCGAACCGCTACTTCGGCAATGCGTTGGTTAGGGTAGGTGTTAATGGCGCAGTGCAGGATATTGCATCGGAGGCTTTGGCATCTGTCGCCGGCCGCATCAAAGGCGCCATCGATGGAATGGACGACAAGCTAGTGCAGTCCGCGATCGACTACTATGAGATGATGGCCATGGCCGAGACGGACAGCAGCCAACCTGTGAAGGGCAGCAACTTGCTAGAGACGAACCTGCATATTACCAGCTGGCTCGGCATGCCTTTGTACGATGCAGATTTCGGGTGGGGGAAGCCGTGGGTGATGTTGGCGGAGTACAACCGTGGTGGATTTGTGCACCTAATGAGCGACGGGCCAGCAGACGACGCCAGCGTCCGCGTGATCATGTGCATGGAAGCTGCAAATATGAATGAGCTGGAGCGGCTGATTTACGAAAAACTCTCTAGCCCCTAG
- the LOC8061348 gene encoding rust resistance kinase Lr10: protein MLLACTFAVLKPLWKKSFLFQRKNHEAEANIELILSRYGIRPKRYRYSELKRITRSFSENLGEGGYGMVFKGELSDGCLVAVKLLHNSRSDGEEFVNEVVSIMNTSHVNIVCLLGFCLEGSKRGLVYEYMPNGSLERYIYSENPKSALGWEKLYGIAIGVARGLDYLHRGCNRRIIHFDVKPHNILLDENYCPKIADFGLAKLCNIKESIVSMAGARGTIGFIAPEVFSRSFGVVSTKSDIYSFGMVLLEMVGGRRNVQVNANNSSQVYFPEWLHDHLSNGGTLETFEVTSTTEEVATKMALIGLWCIQMMPESRPSITKVIDMLERSVTEIEIPPMQFFSCTSEPSIHSINTTSAEDTQNLSFLSHVNK, encoded by the coding sequence ATGCTTTTAGCATGCACTTTTGCTGTGCTGAAGCCACTTTGGAAAAAATCATTCCTCTTTCAGAGAAAGAACCATGAAGCCGAAGCAAATATTGAGTTAATATTATCTAGATATGGGATAAGACCCAAAAGATACAGGTACAGTGAGTTGAAAAGAATAACAAGGTCTTTCAGTGAAAATCTAGGGGAAGGAGGATATGGCATGGTTTTCAAAGGTGAGCTTAGTGATGGATGCTTGGTTGCTGTCAAACTACTTCACAACTCAAGAAGTGATGGAGAAGAATTTGTCAATGAGGTTGTAAGCATCATGAACACCTCTCATGTTAACATAGTTTGTCTACTTGGATTTTGTTTGGAAGGATCAAAACGAGGTCTCGTGTATGAGTACATGCCCAATGGATCATTGGAACGATACATCTATTCTGAAAATCCAAAATCAGCTCTAGGATGGGAAAAATTATATGGAATAGCAATTGGCGTTGCACGAGGGTTAGATTATTTGCACCGAGGGTGCAATAGGCGCATCATCCATTTTGATGTCAAACCTCACAATATCCTTTTAGATGAGAACTATTGTCCGAAAATTGCTGATTTTGGCCTTGCCAAACTCTGTAACATCAAGGAGAGTATCGTTTCAATGGCTGGCGCACGAGGAACCATTGGCTTCATTGCTCCAGAAGTATTCTCTAGAAGCTTTGGTGTTGTATCAACCAAGTCAGACATCTATAGCTTTGGAATGGTGCTTTTGGAGATGGTTGGGGGGAGAAGGAATGTGCAAGTAAATGCTAATAATTCTAGCCAAGTCTATTTCCCAGAATGGCTTCATGATCACTTATCTAATGGTGGTACACTTGAAACCTTTGAAGTGACAAGCACAACTGAGGAGGTCGCAACAAAGATGGCTTTGATTGGTTTGTGGTGCATACAAATGATGCCAGAATCTCGCCCCTCTATCACAAAGGTCATAGATATGCTAGAGAGGAGTGTTACTGAAATAGAAATACCACCAATGCAATTCTTTTCTTGCACCTCAGAACCATCAATCCATTCAATCAATACAACTTCTGCAGAAGATACTCAGAATTTAAGTTTTCTTTCTCATGTTAACAAATGA
- the LOC8061350 gene encoding probable calcium-binding protein CML16 has protein sequence MSTTSASENKQAQHQQARRPAAVVSSAADDAEMQRVFARIDADGDGRISPSELAAVSRAISPPSSSSHGRREVAAMMDELDTDRDGFVDLGEFKAFHARARAGGGRGGDNGGSGGDELDAELRAAFDVYDVDGDGRITAAELGKVLGRIGEGCSAEECQRMIASVDTDGDGCVGFEEFKKMMCPQQPQAGAGADAGAAGPDKAKKE, from the coding sequence ATGTCGACCACCAGCGCCAGCGAGAACAAGCAAGCCCAGCACCAGCAGGCGAGGCGCCCGGCGGCGGTGGTGTCCTCGGCCGCGGACGACGCGGAGATGCAGAGGGTGTTCGCCCGCATCGACGCGGACGGCGACGGCCGGATCTCCCCCTCGGAGCTGGCCGCGGTGTCGCGCGCCATCTCCCCGCCGTCCAGCTCCTCGCACGGGCGCCGCGAGGTGGCCGCCATGATGGACGAGCTGGACACGGACCGCGACGGCTTCGTGGACCTGGGCGAGTTCAAGGCGTTCCACGCGCGCgcccgcgccggcggcggccgcggcggggaCAACGGCGGCAGCGGGGGGGACGAGCTCGACGCCGAGCTACGCGCCGCGTTCGACGTGTACgacgtcgacggcgacggccGCATCACGGCGGCCGAGCTGGGCAAGGTGCTGGGCCGCATCGGTGAAGGGTGCAGCGCCGAGGAGTGCCAGCGGATGATCGCCAGCGTCGACACCGACGGCGATGGGTGTGTTGGGTTTGAGGAGTTCAAGAAGATGATGTGCCCCCAGCAGCCCcaagccggcgccggcgccgacgcCGGAGCCGCCGGGCCGGACAAGGCCAAGAAGGAGTAA
- the LOC8061351 gene encoding uncharacterized protein LOC8061351 → MACTQGVLFDVNLIENSALEDGLSGWSPVGTCTALSVVEEEPAKVPTETINDVADGYRPSGRYILASGRADEADGLRRPIAAAALIKPRVTYRVAGWIALGGDGATAGDSHAVRVNLRLDDDDGCVVEGGAVCAEPGKWTEIKGAFRLKKSPCAAEVYVQGAPPGVDVKVMDLQVFATDRKARFRKLRKKTDKVRKRDVVLNFGSAAASGISGASIRVMQMDSSFPFGTCINTNVIQNPAFVDFFTKHFDWAVFENELKWYHTEAQQGQLNYADSDALLDFCDRYGKPVRGHCIFWAVENTVQQWVKSLDADGLTAAVQERLTSLLTRYAGRFPHYDVNNEMLHGSYYQDRLGDDINAFMFRETARLDPGATLFVNDYNVEGGNDPNATPDKYIAQIAALQQKGAAVGGIGLQGHVTNPVGEVICDALDKLATTDLPVWLTELDVSESDVDLRAEDLEVVLREAYAHPAVEGVMFWGLMQGHMWRQDACLINADGTVNDAGERFVDLRREWTSHARGHIDSAGHFKFRGYHGTYVVQLATATGKVHKTFSVEKGDTPLVLDMNL, encoded by the exons ATGGCCTGCACCCAG GGGGTATTGTTCGACGTGAACCTGATCGAGAACAGCGCGCTGGAGGACGGGCTGTCCGGCTGGTCGCCGGTGGGGACGTGCACGGCGCTGTCCGTGGTCGAGGAGGAGCCGGCCAAGGTCCCGACGGAGACGATCAACGACGTGGCGGACGGATACAGGCCGAGCGGGCGGTACATCCTGGCGTCGGGCCGCGCCGACGAGGCGGACGGCCTGCGCCGGCCGATCGCGGCCGCCGCGCTCATCAAGCCCCGCGTCACGTACCGCGTCGCCGGCTGGATCGCCCTCGGCGGGGACGGCGCCACCGCGGGGGACAGCCACGCGGTGCGCGTCAACCTCCGcctggacgacgacgacgggtgCGTCGTCGAGGGAGGCGCCGTGTGCGCGGAGCCCGGCAAGTGGACGGAGATCAAGGGCGCGTTCCGGCTCAAGAAGAGCCCCTGCGCCGCCGAGGTGTACGTCCAGGGCGCGCCCCCTGGCGTCGACGTCAAGGTCATGGATCTCCAGGTCTTCGCCACCGACCGCAAGGCACGGTTCAGGAAACTCAGGAAGAAGACTGACAAG GTGCGCAAGCGGGACGTGGTGCTCAACTTCGGCAGCGCGGCGGCGTCGGGCATCTCCGGCGCGTCCATCCGCGTGATGCAGATGGACAGCAGCTTCCCGTTCGGGACCTGCATCAACACCAACGTGATCCAGAACCCGGCGTTCGTGGACTTCTTCACCAAGCACTTCGACTGGGCGGTGTTCGAGAACGAGCTCAAGTGGTACCACACGGAGGCGCAGCAGGGGCAGCTCAACTACGCCGACTCCGACGCGCTGCTCGACTTCTGCGACCGGTACGGCAAGCCCGTGCGCGGGCACTGCATCTTCTGGGCCGTCGAGAACACGGTGCAGCAGTGGGTCAAGAGCCTCGACGCCGACGGGCTCACGGCGGCGGTGCAGGAGCGGCTGACGAGCCTGCTCACCCGCTACGCCGGCAGGTTCCCGCACTACGACGTCAACAACGAGATGCTGCACGGGAGCTACTACCAGGACCGCCTCGGCGACGACATCAACGCCTTCATGTTCCGGGAGACGGCGCGGCTGGACCCGGGCGCCACGCTCTTCGTCAACGACTACAACGTCGAGGGCGGCAACGACCCCAACGCGACGCCCGACAAGTACATCGCGCAGATCGCCGCGCTGCAGCAGAAGGGCGCGGCGGTGGGCGGCATCGGGCTGCAGGGGCACGTCACCAACCCCGTCGGGGAGGTCATCTGCGACGCGCTCGACAAGCTCGCCACCACCGACCTGCCCGTCTGGCTCACCGAGCTGGACGTCAGCGAGTCCGACGTCGACCTCCGCGCCGAGGACCTCGAGGTGGTGCTCCGGGAGGCGTACGCGCACCCGGCCGTCGAGGGCGTCATGTTCTGGGGCTTGATGCAGGGCCACATGTGGCGCCAGGACGCCTGCCTCATCAACGCCGACGGCACCGTCAACGACGCCGGCGAGAG GTTCGTCGATCTCCGGAGGGAGTGGACATCGCACGCGCGCGGGCATATCGACAGCGCTGGCCACTTCAAGTTCAGGGGGTACCACGGCACATACGTCGTGCAGCTCGCGACGGCGACGGGGAAGGTGCACAAGACGTTCTCCGTCGAGAAAGGGGACACCCCTCTCGTGCTGGACATGAACCTTTGA